The window TACCCTCCAGGAATCCTTTGAAGCCCAAGAAGCAAAAATCCTTCAAGTTCCtccacaagagagagaaagaggagaaggaggacaggaaggaggagaagaggaaggagaaggtggagagaaagattgACAagcggaaggagaaggtggagcggaggaaggaggaaggaggagaaaagatgtttaagaaggacaagaagaagaaggaggaacaggaggaaggtaggaagaaaaagaggaacaggaggaggaggaaaaaacagtaaatttacacacacacacacacacacacacacaatctttatttatatatatttatttatttacagtaattttctctctctctctctctctctctctctctctctctctctctctctctctctctctctctctctctctctctctctctctctctctctctctctctctctctctctttcacacacacacacacacaccattaatttCACATCaaccagtttatttatttatctctatctaatccccccccccccccacccagaGGAAGTGCCTGTGTTTGGAGTGCCACTGTGCCTGGCCGTCCAGCGCTGCCCGGCACACGATGGCATCCAGCTGCCCGCCATTGTCAGGGAGTGCATTGACCAGATAGAGGAGTGGGGtgagtgttattattgttattattattatttttatgtgctGGTTGTCCTGGTATGgtatgaacaggaagaggagtgagcgagggttagggagaggaggaagaggaggtaggaagacagaagggaggatgaagtgcgtaggaagaggaaagggaggaggaggaggagaggtaggaagaggaaagggaggaagacagaaggatgaagtaggaaggaagaggaggaggaggtaggaagacagaagggaggatgaagtaggtaggaagaggaaagggaggaggaggaggtaggaagacagaagggaggatgaagtaggtaggaagaggaaagggaggaggaggaggagaggtagaagaggaaagggagggggagaggtaggaatagggaagggaggaggaggaggaggtaggaagaggaaagggaggaggaagtaggtaggagaggtaggaagaggaagaggaaagggagaaggaggaggagaggtaggaatagggaagggaggaggaagaagaggaggaggaggaggtaggaagaggaggaagggagaaggaggaggagaaagaggaaagaaggaggaggaggtaggatgaCGGAATggaggatgaagtaggtaggaagaggaaagggaggaggaggaggtaggtaggttggaagaggaaagggaggaagggcataattatctatctattaacTATCTACTCAAATAATTTAATACATACTTATATCtaatgaataaatacataatacATTAATATATAAGCTAACTACATGTACATTAatgatatgtgtttgtgtgtattttccattttttttccctttccatctccatgtctttccccttttcctttctttctctttttcttcctttcttcctgtttttaattctttctttttccttcatttcaatctctctctctctctctctctctctctctctctctctctctctctctctctctctctctctctctctctctctctctctctctctctcttccttcctattattatcatcatcatcattattctcacCCTTGCAGGTCTCCACTGTGAGGGCATCTACAGGCTGAGTGGCGTCAAGAGCAAAGCGCATCAACTGCGTCGCCTCTACAACACTGGGGAGGCTGTGAGGCTGTGTGACCAGGAGCCGCACGTCATCGCATCCTTCATCAAGCAGTACctcaggtggggtggggggggggggtgctatcCAGTGCAATATAAATGAGTGattttgtttcttctatttttctgtctatcttttgctgtttctgtatgtgtgtgtgtgtgtgtgtgtgtgtgtgtgtgtaaggttagattaggctaggcaaggttaggttaggtaaggtttggtaaggttagattaggttaggtaagggtagattaggtttggtaaggctatgcaaggttatattaggttaggtaaggttggattaggttaggtaaggttagattaggtttggtaaggttagattaggttatgcaaggttatattaggttaggtaaggttagattaggttaggtaaggttagattaggtttggtaaggttagattaggttaggtaggattagattaggtttggtaaggttagattaggtttggtaaggttagataaggtttggtaatccaaatgaccattctgcagggagttgcTGGAGCCAGTGATGCCATCGGacataacaatattaataatccAAATGACCGTtttgcagggagttgccggagccagtgttgACGTCGGACATGATGCCACACTTTGAGGATGTAGCGATGATTCCTAACCCCAGGGAGCGCGCCGAGGCCATGCGCCAGCTGATCAACCGCCTGCCAACCGCCTGCTGCTCCAATACATGTTCAAGCATATGGGACACATCATTGCAAGGGTAACTAGGGATTTTCTTTATGGtagttatttatttgcttttatatttatttatttattttttttttttctctgtgtgtgtgtgtgtctctctctctctctctctctctctctctctctctctctctctctctctctctctctctctctctctctctctctctctctctctctctctctcttctttcctccgttttccttcaattttcttctttttttccttcatattccttgtgtgtgtttctctctctctctctctctctctctctctctctctctctctctctctctctctctctctctctctctcttctttcctccgttttcctgcaattttcctctttttctccttcatattccttgtgtgtgtgtttctctctctctctctctctctctctctctctctctctctctctctctctctctctctctgtgtacatGCGATCTCACGCGTTTCACACAAAAgacttgtctacaatggcggataactctaAAGTATATGATAAGTATTGTATGGTTTTTTATTCACACTACCCTTATTCCTTTTCCAGCGTATCTGTATGTTGATTAAGTTTTGTATGAGGTTTTTGGGGGCATTTATAAATCAATTGAAAGTTATCACAGTATATGAACCTCTTACCCACAGGTTACGTTCAGCGTGTGTGGAATGAAGCGTAGCtcgatcatttataggaaatcgggTAGTAGACGGAATGGAAAaagggtggaattgaagcgggaattcattgcagagtaaaaacgtgaaacgaaataggagaaatatatgaataatttattatgataggaaaagactgccatacgatatgtgtccatgtagatatgttaaaaagtcttagcaaacaaaaatagatagcgagtatatgatgggtggattattAATTTacgactaggagagagagagagagagagagagagagagagagagagagagagagagagagagagagagagagagagagagatattagctaaaacacacacacacacacacacaaccccgcaCGCAcgcatttacctcctcctcctcctcctcctcctcctcctcctcctcctcctcctccttcccgttttccacctcctcctcctactactcttcctcctccacctcctcctcctcctcctcctcttcctcctcttcttactcctcctcctcctctaactcctcctcctcttcctcctcctcctcctcctcctcctcttcccccttttcttcctccttctcttcttcctcttcctcctccttctcctactcctcctcatcctcatcctcatcctcatcctctttcttctcctcctcctcctcctcctccatctcttcttcctcttcatcctgctgccgttcctcctcctcctcctcctcctcctcctcctcctccttctcttcttcctcctcctcctcctcctcctcctcctcttcctcctcctcctcctactcctcttcctcctcctcctcctcctgcttctcctcctccttctcttcctcctcctcctcctccatctcctcttcctcctcctcctcctcctcctcctcctcctcctcctcctcctcttcctcctcctcctcttcctcctcctcctcctcctcctactactattcctcctccttctcctcctcattctcttcttcctcctactcctcctcctccttttcttcttcatccacttcctcctcctcctcctcctcctcctcctcctcctcctccacttcctcttcctcctcctatacctcccccttcttccacttcatacccccaaacaccgttaatttagACCGGACCGTTCATTTCAGgtcatgaacggcttcctcatccttttctacataaggtgaaatgcctcggggaaataataaaaaaaacaagaaaagcggtttttttatggaaatcaaaaaaatcaacaaaaattcATGATAGTTAGATGCAAATATACCCGCtactttttatcttagagcaattctcaGTGTACCATTCCATTCGTCGGAGTTTTCGGCATCGATTACGTACCCTTTGCAAACTTCAGACTAAAATATAAGAGAGAAATATCAATTTTTCCATACATGtccacacaacacccaaccttatcaATTCAtgttaccttaacctaacctaactcgatttcacgaatTAGGTCAcactaagaaaacagcaattcataagatagGGTCTTGTGTCATGGCtcaaaacaagaagacgaagaagaccttgctccgcgatgcagtggttactgtgcatagctccgttataaggcctcaaaaagaggaagaagttctacatactagaattcgaaaataggtcatatgggctgtcgagtagggggttaataggctcagtaaattgcgtgctgataacactgggtaacaaaaaaatattttttgaaaatcgtccagggttttccagctgaattagactaattttgatgctctgagtccgaaaatgaccttggttttgctcaatcaggtcaagattttttgctacagaattttttttataatcgattttttgtaaaaaaaacaaatttctgcggatcatcagctgagaaaccctgacgattttttccgttttcctcaagaaataaaagtcaacgtatccaaattcattcagtttttatttactccACCAAATTTGATAAGCATATAATACTTCTAAATAAACGTTACGTGACACAAAATTTCAGAGTTCACGGCATAAATCGGCGTTTCTTCGATTCCCGTGCATGAGCAGCTGCTGGGTTGTCTCTCTTCAGCGACCAGCAGTAGTCCGCCAGCATGACTGCATCCCACCTCCCCTGGTACCTCTCCTCCATTTggcgcatgtcctgatggaacctttctccctgctcgtcgctcatcgccccaaggttttcaggaaacttctccatgtgtgagaataggaagtgcatctttatactcatcaaacacccgagtttttgaaaagcctctgtcatgctgctgatgagtctggcgtggtttgctgccttcgtgttccccaggaagttgttcaccacctccacaaacgatttccaggcggcgcactctagcgtgttcatggagttttggaactctgtgtcgttgatgagctgccgtatctgtgggccatcgaagatgccggccttcagcttctcaatggtcagtcgaggaaaggctcggcacaggtagttgaagcacctcccatccttgtccaaagcgcgcgtgaactgtttcattaacccaagcttcatgtgcagcggtgggatcaaTATCTTCTCCGGTCAACAAGAGGTTCGTTTATGATGTTTCTGCCCCAGGTACTAACTGCTCTCGCGGCCACTCTTTCTTTACATAGTGCTGGGCTCTGTCTCGACTGTCCCACGTACATATAAAGCATGGTACTTTGTGAACCCGGACTGCTGACCAAGTAGAAAGTTCACCATCTTGAGGTCGACGCAGATGATCCATTGGTGCTGCTCATATTGGATTTTGTCGAGCACGTGCTTCACTGCTTCATAGTTCTCTTCGAGAGTTGTGGAGTGCGCAAGAGGATTGAGGCGAACTGGTTCCCGTTGTGGAGGAGCACACACTTCAAAGAGCGCTTGCAGCTGTCAATGAAGAGTCGCCAATCTCTCGGATCGTGAGAAGCGCCGAGTTTAACAAAAACACCGGCGACATCTCGGCAGTACGAGGTCTTCCTCCTGGCAGAAGTAGCCCATGTAGTCCTCATGCCTTCTACGAAAGAAAGTGATCTGCGCGTCCTCGCCAAGTAGATTTTCTCTTTGAGTCTAGAGGCCAACAGCTCGGAGGAAGTCTTCGACAAGCTGAGATCCCGAACCAGATCATTAAGCTCACCTTGTGAAAGGGCTGCGGACCATactcctcttctgtatctcctcctcgtCTGTAGTGGTGGCCTCGTCGTCGCTGTCAGGAAGCTCTCTGAACGCTGGTACAGGAATTTCTTCGCAGTGAGCAACTGGACGGCGGGCAGATGGAAGGTCGGGTACTGGAGGCTGTGCCGATTCTTCCGGTTGATGCCAGTAGTATTGATGGCGCGAAGTAACAATCCGATGCATGGTCAAACGGCTCCTCAAACCATCGAATCCCAAACTTCAGTGAAGTTTTCGCGCCCTTCGTCCACCGCCGGAGGTATTCCACGCGTCTTGCACATGTGCGGTGCccaggacttatcttggtcacccagcttgacttcaaagtaagcctggtaggcgcgcttcacaaatcctgtgatgttcttcctgtccactgacagcgtgtattctccgcagatgtagcagaaaacgttaggattattcctgcatgaccgtcgcgccgaaaaatattaaaaaaaaatatatgtaatatgtaatagcaggatgcagctgactgtcagcaggatgactgactgacacgcatgcagctaatttagagaagtaagttagttttgtaattcaatatattcttcaagaaaaatatgattgaactcaaaacccctgatattagcatatgtatagctcgtcaggtaggcctatggctgtatctcaaaaagttgacctgatagagcaaaatcagtgtgatattcggactcagaacaccaaaattagtcagaatcagctgagaaacccctgacgattttttggttgttaccctgtgtaattagagggggcggggctcAATAATAATGGGGGGGGTAATGGGactaggtggaattcgtaattagttcatgttcggtggcgaataagggggAAATGAGCTCAGTAAATTCCGTgctgataatcagagggggcggggggttagggtcaggggggggggctaatgggagtagtttGAATTCGTAATtaagtcatgttcggtgtcgaataggggttaaatggggtcacttaattgcgtgctgataattaaagggggagggggttaacggtaatgggggggagggtaatgggagtaggtggaattcgtaattagctTATGTTCGGTGGCACATAAGGGGTAAATGtgctcagtaaattgcgtgctgataattaaaaggggcgggggttaacggtaacgtgagggggggggggtaatgggagtaggtggaattcgtaatcaggtcatgttcggtggcgaataaggggtaaatggggtcagtaaattgtgtggtgatgatcagagggggcgAGGGGTTAGGGTAAGGAGGGGGGCTACTGGAAGTAGGTGGAATTCGGAATTAAGTCAtcttcggtgtcgaataggggttaaatggggtcacttaattgcgtgctgataattaaagggggggggggggttaacggtaatgggggggaaggtaatgggagtaggtggaattcgtaatcaggtcatgttcggtggcgaatatggggtaaatggggtcagtaaattgtgtggtgatgatcagagggcgggggttagggtaaggggggGCTAAGGAGTAGTTGGAATTGTAATTAAGTCATCTTGATTGTCGAATAGGGGTTAAATGAGGTCACTTAactgcgtgctgataattaaagggggagggggttaacggtaatgggggggggtgGATaagtgggagtaggtggaattcgtaattagctcATGTTCAGTGGcaaataaggggtaaatgggctcAGTAAGTTAcctgctgataattaaaaggggcggggggttagggtaaggaggggggggactaatgggagtagttggaattcgtaattaagtcatgttcggtgtcgaataacaGTTAAATGGGGTCActtaattgcgtgctgataattaaagggggagggggctaacggtaatgggaggggggggggtaatgggagtagATAGAATTCGTAATTAgctcatgttcggtggcgaataagggggaaatgggctcagtaaattgcgtgctgataattaaaaggggcggggcttAACGGTAGCGGGGGGGGGATAATGGGCGTAGGTGGAGTTCGTAATCAGGacatgttcggtggcgaataagaAATAAATGGGCTCcgtaaattgtgtggtgatgatcagagggCTGGGGTTAGGGTAATGGGgactattgggagtaggtggaattcgcaattaggtcatgttcggtggcaaATACCTCAGTAAATTACATGCtaataattaaaaggggcgggggtaaACGGTaacggaggggggggagggtaatgcgagtaggtgtaattcgtaatcaggtcatgtttggtggcgaataagggggaaatgggctcagtaaattgcgtgctgatgaTCAGAGGCGGCGGGGGgctagggtaagggggggggctattgggagtaggtggaattcgtaattaggtcatgttcagtATCGAATAGGGACTAAATAggctcagtaaattgcgtgctgataattaaagggggcggggatgaAAAGTAATGTGGTGgcctaatgggaataggtggagttCGAGaagaggtcatgtcaggtgtcgaagaGGGAATCAATCgagtcagtaatttacgtggtgatacTTAAAGGGGGATCAGGTTGATAGTAATGGGGGGGGGGTTGGgcgtaatgggagtaggtggaatacgaaaatgacttcattttatttttttatataaaaatagccgaataaaatacatcgtaaaatgacaataactccattaccgttcatcgtaaagcaattctgaaagcaccgttcgattcggcggacgtttctgcatggggtaggtgcccatttcaaagttcaaacTAAAAACTATACCATAAAATTCAATCTTTACTGTTTTTCGCAAGGGGGACCATACCCCCTAACACCGTTCATTTTGCCCGGTGCGTtcatttcaggccatgaacggcttcctcatccttttctacgtaAGATGAAATGCccctgggaaatagaaaaaaggaataaaagcgcttTTTTCTGTATATCAACTgttactactacgtactactactactactactactactatatactactataGGTGTTATAAAGTGAAAACAGATGTCATTATCTGCAAAAAGTAATTGATTatgacctttacatatccatGCATTGACGTCAACTTTATAATATAGTCGAGGTCAAGGTTGATGTGTGTACTTTTCATGTAGGGACAAGCTGGCTAAGTACAccttgacccctgacccccaagaTGAGCTCACGCGCAGGAATAGTTTTAAGTCTACCCTCGTAAGACAGCACTTTTGAGGATAtcagtgcattcagtcagtcacttattcagtcagccagtcagtgacagtcagtccaaccgttaagaaagtcagtcagtcacacacacacacacacacacacacacacacacacacacacacacacacacacacacagaattatagaagccatgaagagttttctggcaaagatgtggtgtgcaagaaatagggaattagaacatttctaatggatactgcttgtgttgttgtttttattacaggttgtgccgatacgaaggcatgactctccaacgggtcacctgcacagcaagagcaagagcaagaccgACAGCCCGCCTCGGCACCTCAGCCCGCCCCAAagctccctccatggcctcctgcagggcttgaggtgTTCAGGCTCCCCACACTGCTGCCCCACGCAGTGCCAGGGCACTGCCACACCTGTAATctgcggcgccatgcccggtctgagggcgccgctggaatgtgagtgtttgaccttattttcaagctactatttgaccatcgcaggaattattacacgTTTCAGGAGTCTTCAGTAATGACTGAGTGCCTCAAGTGTCTGTTTTGGCTCTGggtgccgcacataacctattcccaaagcttAAAAAGGAGCTCAATCAGGCTTTCACGAGTGTTTTCaaggttcaaggtgcagaggaagggtcaaactgcatcCAGGCTCACTAATATACCCTTGCAAGTGACCCAGACTCCTAGGAAATCACATCAACACAAAacaaattactccagaatcacacccaacacactgaattactccagaatcacacccaaaacACTGAATGGCTCCAGTGCTAACCAGTGCAATCAATataaatgagtgattttttttctatttttctgtctatcttttgccgtttctgtgtgtgtgtgtgtgtgtgtgtgtatatttacctagtttacctagttgtagttttacagggcctgggcattatgctcgtgtggtcccgtctccgtgtctgcatttatccaacttatctttaaagctttgcacactcctcgctgatactgtatcctcgctcagactgttccaaacctctacatttctttgtgggaagctatacttcttagtgtctctcaagcatctcccctttctcaattttttactgtgtcctcttgtatttctgcttatgtttccttctgttagtagcagttcttcattatctacttcatctattttgtttaataatttataaatttggattaggtctcccctttctcttctttgttccagtgttgttaagttcatttcctttaatctttcctcgtatattaatccctccaactctgggaccatttttgatgccatcctctgtattctttctagtttctttatatgtgtgtgtgtgtgtgtgtgtgtgtctgtgtgtgtgtgtgtgtgtgtgtgtgtgtgtgtgcaaggttagattacgttaggctaggtaaggtttggtaaggttagattaggttaggtaggggtaGATTAGGTTTGATAAGGTTATGCAATgtcatattaggttaggtaaagttggattaggttaggtaagattagattagattaggtaaggttagattaggtttggtaaggttagattaggttatgcaaggttatatcaggttagattaggtaaggcagtgtttcttaaacttttttgtgcagcggaccccttttattaaaattactcatgtagcggaccctttattattataattttcctcttgagtttgaaagtgtttgcaggtcataatatactgaaattacaactgaatGCCTTCTATaaagttgtttttttgtgtgtgtctttttcgGAATTTCGTTGATTATTtcaccccaagggaggaaggcggcaTTACTTAAATTACTTCCATCCCAATGTGACTTAGCCACTGTAAAAAGCCATCaggatttggtgctacaaaaataggaatttatgacattttggccgaaaatttgactgaaatcgatattaaaaattatcctgcggaccccttggaacattccacggacccctgggggtccgcgggccacactttaagaaacactgaggtaaggtaaggttagactaggtttggtaaggttagattaggtttggtaaggttagataaggtttcgTAAGTTCAGATTACgacaggtaaggttagattaggttagataaggttagataaggtttggtaaggttacattaggttaggtaaggttagattagggtaggtaaggttagattaggttaggtaaggttacattaggttaggttagattaggttaggtaaggttagattaggtttcgtagggttagattaggttagatagggcccggttagattaggtttggtaaggttatattaggtttggtaaggttagataaggtttggtaaggttagattacattaggtaaggttagattaggctaagtaaggctagattaggttaggtaaggttagattaggtttagtAAGATTACAATAcgttaggtagggtttgattaggtttggtaaggttatattaggtttggtaaggttagataaggtttggtaaggttagattacgttaggtaaggttagattaggttaggtaaggttagattaggttttgtaaggttagattaggtttggtaaggttggatttttttttctatttttctgtctatcttttgccatttctttgtgtgtgtgtgtgtgtgtgtgtgtgtgtgtgtgcaaggttagattaggttaggttaggtaaggtttggtaaggttagattaggttaggtaggggtagattaggtttggtaaggttatgcaaggtcatattaggttaggtaaggttggattaggttaggtaaggttagattaggttaggtaaggttagattaggtttggtaaggttagattaggttatgcaaggttatatcaggttagattaggtaaggtaaggttacattaggtttggtaaggttagattaggtttggtaaggttagataaggtttggtaagtttagattaggttaggtaaggttagattaggttagataaggtttggtaaggttagattaggttaggtaaggttagattaggctaggtaaggttagattagtttaggtaaggttagattaggttaggttaggttagattaggttaggtaaggttagattaggtttggtaaggttagattaggctagatagggttggattaggttaggtaaagttataTTAAGTTTGGTAGgattagataaggtttggtaaggttagatataataataataataataatccaaatgaccgttctgcagggagttgccggagccagtgatgccgtcggacataacaataataataataataataataataataatttttgttttttttcttttttttctctctctctctctctctctctctctctctctctctctctctctctctctctctctctctctctctctctctctctctctttctctctctctctctctctctctctctctctctctctctctctctctctctctctctctctctctctctctctctctctctctctctctctctctctctctctctcttataatatattgattatctttttttctcctgtattaattcgctgtcttgaggaggaggaggagaggaagaagaggaggaggaataagaagaggaggaggagaaggaggaggaagaagaagaggaggaggaataagaagaggagaaggaagaggaggaagaagaggaggaggaggaagtagagaaccaaatgtgtattttaaatctattccagacagagatagagattagttgcaggctcttttttccccttcagtaagatatgtgtgtgtgtgtgtgtgtgtgtgtgtgtgtgtgtgtgtgtgtgtgtttcagagagagagagagagagattcaccactcattcatatactcatctttttctctctctctctctctctctctctctctctctctctctctctctctctctctctctctctctctctctctctctctctctctctctctctctctctctctctctaacataacttactca of the Eriocheir sinensis breed Jianghai 21 unplaced genomic scaffold, ASM2467909v1 Scaffold15, whole genome shotgun sequence genome contains:
- the LOC126990219 gene encoding ralA-binding protein 1-like isoform X8 is translated as MDFESPHVEKEFPGLYASESSRRSNSDYGDSGHERGGKKELLRSKKKERNDKKKDKGYTALGEDSSPDDMEGQDTRNPLKPKKQKSFKFLHKREKEEKEDRKEEKRKEKVERKIDKRKEKVERRKEEGGEKMFKKDKKKKEEQEEEEVPVFGVPLCLAVQRCPAHDGIQLPAIVRECIDQIEEWGLHCEGIYRLSGVKSKAHQLRRLYNTGEAVRLCDQEPHVIASFIKQYLRELPEPVLTSDMMPHFEDVAMIPNPRERAEAMRQLINRLPTACCSNTCSSIWDTSLQGELPEPVMPSDMMPHFEDVAIIPNPGERAEAMRQLINRLPTANRLLLQYMFKHMGHIIARVELEVLEVFSWSHKPQGEIGDLPLDPDDP
- the LOC126990219 gene encoding ralA-binding protein 1-like isoform X5, producing the protein MEGQDTRNPLKPKKQKSFKFLHKREKEEKEDRKEEKRKEKVERKIDKRKEKVERRKEEGGEKMFKKDKKKKEEQEEEEVPVFGVPLCLAVQRCPAHDGIQLPAIVRECIDQIEEWGLHCEGIYRLSGVKSKAHQLRRLYNTGEAVRLCDQEPHVIASFIKQYLRELPEPVLTSDMMPHFEDVAMIPNPRERAEAMRQLINRLPTACCSNTCSSIWDTSLQGELPEPVMPSDMMPHFEDVAIIPNPGERAEAMRQLINRLPTANRLLLQYMFKHMGHIIARERDTKMTYQNVSIVLSPTMQISHRVLNVFFLNRAYLFGGVAIKKYIPPIGSSSSGSSGERSLEQLQSVAEIEVEMMKQESRLAHLHTQVTAGQVSRSKEEQLWESTAAPYSTHHHHHHP
- the LOC126990219 gene encoding ralA-binding protein 1-like isoform X4, which produces MDFESPHVEKEFPGLYASESSRRSNSDYGDSGHERGGKKELLRSKKKERNDKKKDKGYTALGEDSSPDDMEGQDTRNPLKPKKQKSFKFLHKREKEEKEDRKEEKRKEKVERKIDKRKEKVERRKEEGGEKMFKKDKKKKEEQEEEEVPVFGVPLCLAVQRCPAHDGIQLPAIVRECIDQIEEWGLHCEGIYRLSGVKSKAHQLRRLYNTGEAVRLCDQEPHVIASFIKQYLRELPEPVLTSDMMPHFEDVAMIPNPRERAEAMRQLINRLPTACCSNTCSSIWDTSLQGELPEPVMPSDMMPHFEDVAIIPNPGERAEAMRQLINRLPTANRLLLQYMFKHMGHIIARVPEDAFPWTAAGDILLRGCCVASILLCIKTNTLTSTQQLFLYSYVFWEGEGGERQDGVCL
- the LOC126990219 gene encoding ralA-binding protein 1-like isoform X7; the encoded protein is MDFESPHVEKEFPGLYASESSRRSNSDYGDSGHERGGKKELLRSKKKERNDKKKDKGYTALGEDSSPDDMEGQDTRNPLKPKKQKSFKFLHKREKEEKEDRKEEKRKEKVERKIDKRKEKVERRKEEGGEKMFKKDKKKKEEQEEEEVPVFGVPLCLAVQRCPAHDGIQLPAIVRECIDQIEEWGLHCEGIYRLSGVKSKAHQLRRLYNTGEAVRLCDQEPHVIASFIKQYLRELPEPVLTSDMMPHFEDVAMIPNPRERAEAMRQLINRLPTACCSNTCSSIWDTSLQGELPEPVMPSDMMPHFEDVAIIPNPGERAEAMRQLINRLPTANRLLLQYMFKHMGHIIARPPAPKTTPEPKPRPPARPAPKAPSMASCRA
- the LOC126990219 gene encoding ralA-binding protein 1-like isoform X6 produces the protein MDFESPHVEKEFPGLYASESSRRSNSDYGDSGHERGGKKELLRSKKKERNDKKKDKGYTALGEDSSPDDMEGQDTRNPLKPKKQKSFKFLHKREKEEKEDRKEEKRKEKVERKIDKRKEKVERRKEEGGEKMFKKDKKKKEEQEEEEVPVFGVPLCLAVQRCPAHDGIQLPAIVRECIDQIEEWGLHCEGIYRLSGVKSKAHQLRRLYNTGEAVRLCDQEPHVIASFIKQYLRELPEPVLTSDMMPHFEDVAMIPNPRERAEAMRQLINRLPTACCSNTCSSIWDTSLQGELPEPVMPSDMMPHFEDVAIIPNPGERAEAMRQLINRLPTANRLLLQYMFKHMGHIIARERDTKMTYQNVSIVLSPTMQISHRVLNVFFLNRAYLFGGVAIKK